The Leadbettera azotonutricia ZAS-9 genome has a window encoding:
- a CDS encoding RNA methyltransferase, with amino-acid sequence MKQDDVVIVLSRPEEAGNVGAVCRAMKNMGLSRLRLAAPDFSSQPRSGSLSEAGYGYGGPDAVIRARAVHAEDVWERAETFASLGAAVADCAMVIGTTRRRGRRRKQVSMTPAETAAFLQSHPGPAALVFGNERTGLEDKELELCNFATHIPVDEAFPSLNLSHAVQIYAYEIFKGFGGSENPAAIEAPPAVKGQWVPMDQPAIAALVEEVTNSLLSLGFYRQRGREEQELFFRDVFSRAALTEREGRYFGDIIAKAARLAAKGSA; translated from the coding sequence ATGAAGCAAGATGATGTGGTGATAGTGCTTTCCCGGCCCGAAGAAGCGGGGAACGTAGGGGCAGTCTGCCGGGCCATGAAGAACATGGGCCTTTCCCGCCTGCGCCTTGCCGCTCCTGATTTCAGCAGCCAGCCGCGCTCAGGCAGCCTGTCGGAAGCGGGGTACGGCTACGGCGGGCCTGACGCTGTGATCCGTGCCAGGGCTGTCCATGCCGAGGATGTTTGGGAAAGGGCCGAGACCTTTGCCTCCCTTGGGGCAGCCGTTGCCGATTGCGCCATGGTCATAGGCACGACCCGCCGCAGGGGCCGCCGCCGCAAGCAGGTTTCCATGACCCCCGCCGAAACCGCAGCCTTCCTTCAAAGCCATCCGGGGCCCGCAGCCCTAGTGTTTGGCAATGAGCGCACAGGCCTGGAAGACAAGGAGCTTGAACTCTGCAACTTTGCCACCCATATCCCTGTGGACGAGGCTTTCCCTTCGCTTAACCTTTCCCATGCGGTGCAGATCTATGCCTATGAGATTTTCAAGGGTTTTGGAGGATCTGAAAACCCGGCCGCCATCGAAGCGCCTCCAGCGGTTAAAGGACAGTGGGTGCCCATGGATCAGCCGGCCATTGCGGCGCTTGTGGAAGAAGTCACAAACAGCCTCCTCAGCCTGGGCTTCTACAGGCAGCGGGGCAGGGAAGAGCAGGAGCTGTTTTTCAGGGATGTCTTTTCACGGGCGGCTTTGACCGAGAGAGAAGGGCGCTATTTCGGGGATATCATCGCCAAAGCGGCGAGGCTGGCGGCAAAGGGGAGTGCTTAA
- a CDS encoding SDR family NAD(P)-dependent oxidoreductase: MAGTQRSFEGRKALVIGGSGGIGRAVALALAKKGCSLFVTGGNSQKRLDDTLKAARDAGGDAQGFLCPADEEGAAERIFGRAGAPDIVVCAWGPFQRGKLEETDEEFWRKMAIGNLVFPGTIVSLAIRGMMQRKYGRILLFGGSNTDTIRGYTTSAAYSAAKTALGVVAKSAARAGAPWGVTCNVICPGLTDTEYLDEEARAYNRARSPAGRAMEVDEVSQLAIALLENPGINGAVVSADQGLVI; the protein is encoded by the coding sequence ATGGCTGGAACGCAAAGATCTTTCGAAGGCCGCAAAGCCCTTGTGATTGGCGGATCGGGGGGCATAGGGCGGGCAGTAGCCCTGGCCCTCGCCAAAAAGGGCTGTTCCCTCTTCGTCACCGGAGGGAATTCACAGAAGCGGCTTGACGACACCCTCAAGGCTGCCAGGGACGCAGGGGGGGATGCCCAAGGCTTCCTTTGCCCTGCCGATGAAGAAGGCGCCGCGGAGCGGATTTTCGGCAGGGCGGGCGCCCCGGACATCGTGGTTTGCGCCTGGGGGCCTTTCCAGCGGGGCAAGCTTGAGGAAACGGACGAAGAATTCTGGCGCAAAATGGCTATCGGGAACCTGGTATTCCCTGGGACTATTGTTTCACTTGCAATTCGTGGTATGATGCAAAGAAAGTATGGGCGCATCCTACTTTTCGGAGGTTCGAATACCGATACTATAAGAGGGTATACGACTTCGGCGGCCTATTCGGCAGCCAAGACAGCCCTAGGGGTTGTTGCAAAGTCGGCGGCAAGGGCAGGGGCCCCATGGGGGGTTACCTGCAATGTGATTTGCCCGGGCTTGACCGATACGGAATACCTGGACGAAGAAGCAAGAGCTTATAACCGGGCCAGGAGCCCGGCTGGCAGGGCAATGGAGGTTGACGAGGTTTCGCAGCTTGCCATAGCGTTGCTGGAAAATCCTGGCATCAATGGTGCGGTGGTATCCGCAGACCAAGGTTTGGTGATATGA
- a CDS encoding STAS domain-containing protein, which produces MTNNDIVNGFDDEKDESLKIKLQKVNEVEGCLVLYLTGYIDTYNSNYFQKRVAKAIESGFIRLVFQCGGLNYVSSTGIGSFTAFLKSVKPRGGDLVLLEIQPKVYEVFQLLGFSQFFNIKDNLDDSINFFRSGTAAESVSLFPKIFACPICSKKLKALKPGRFRCSECKTILAIDNAGQVFLG; this is translated from the coding sequence ATGACAAACAACGATATTGTTAACGGATTCGATGACGAAAAAGACGAAAGCCTCAAGATAAAGCTTCAGAAAGTTAATGAGGTTGAGGGTTGTCTTGTCCTGTATCTTACTGGGTACATTGATACGTATAACTCCAATTATTTCCAGAAGCGAGTAGCCAAGGCTATCGAATCCGGATTTATCCGCCTGGTATTCCAGTGCGGCGGGCTTAACTATGTATCATCCACCGGTATTGGCTCCTTTACCGCTTTCCTCAAATCGGTAAAGCCCAGGGGCGGGGATCTGGTATTGCTGGAAATCCAGCCCAAAGTTTACGAGGTCTTCCAGCTTTTGGGTTTCTCCCAATTCTTCAACATTAAAGACAATCTTGACGATTCCATAAATTTCTTCCGCAGCGGCACGGCTGCCGAATCGGTTTCCCTCTTCCCCAAGATCTTTGCCTGCCCTATCTGCTCAAAAAAGCTCAAGGCATTGAAGCCGGGACGGTTCCGCTGTTCGGAATGCAAGACCATACTCGCCATCGACAATGCGGGGCAGGTTTTCCTGGGTTAA
- a CDS encoding PspA/IM30 family protein, whose product MGLFSRLKTLVSSNVNDMISKAEKPEKMLNQLLIDMNEQLIESKKAVAMAIADEKKLERETANQETQAKEWERKAMLAVQAGKDDLAKEALLRKQEYDKAAAEYRKQWESQKTSVDSLKESLRDLQNKIEEAQRKKNLLIARAKRAEAQQKIQDTISSVSGNRSAFDAFDRMSAKVDQMEAEADASKELQDLSNNTSLDRRFAELEKSDSSADLLLQDLKEKMKALPDKS is encoded by the coding sequence ATGGGACTTTTTTCACGGCTTAAAACCCTGGTTTCTTCCAATGTGAACGACATGATCAGCAAGGCTGAAAAGCCCGAAAAGATGCTCAACCAGCTCCTCATCGACATGAACGAGCAGCTCATCGAATCCAAAAAAGCAGTGGCCATGGCAATCGCCGACGAGAAAAAGCTCGAGCGCGAAACTGCCAACCAGGAAACCCAGGCCAAGGAATGGGAACGCAAGGCCATGCTGGCAGTCCAGGCGGGCAAGGACGACCTGGCCAAAGAAGCCCTGCTCCGCAAGCAGGAATACGACAAAGCCGCAGCCGAATACCGCAAACAATGGGAATCCCAAAAAACTTCGGTGGATAGCCTCAAAGAATCCCTCAGGGATCTCCAGAACAAGATAGAAGAAGCCCAGCGCAAGAAGAACCTTCTTATTGCCAGGGCCAAAAGGGCAGAAGCCCAGCAGAAGATACAGGACACCATTTCGAGCGTGTCAGGCAACCGCAGCGCCTTTGACGCTTTTGACCGCATGTCGGCCAAGGTCGATCAGATGGAAGCCGAGGCAGACGCCTCCAAGGAACTGCAGGATCTGAGCAACAACACAAGCCTCGACAGGCGCTTCGCAGAGCTTGAAAAGTCCGACTCCTCCGCCGACCTCCTGCTCCAGGATCTCAAAGAGAAGATGAAGGCCCTGCCAGACAAGTCGTAA
- a CDS encoding sugar kinase, with translation MERIITFGEIMLRLNPEGYLRFTQAGKFEASYAGGEANVAASLAQFGMEASFASKVPAHEIGQCAVNELRRYGVDTRNIIRGGDRLGAYFVEKGASQRASKVIYDRANSAIALAKPEEFKWQEILKGAAWFHFTGITPALSANAAQASLDAVKAARELGVIVSCDLNYRKKLWTSETAGKVMGGLMPYVDLCIANEEDAADVFGIRSEKSDISKGALDREGYISVARQLTEKFGFKKTAITLRGSISASDNNWSGMLYDGGQAFFSPAYPVHIVDRVGGGDSFGAALIYSLLKNFDSQKAINFAVAASCLKHSIEHDFNLASVQEVEALAGGNASGRVQR, from the coding sequence ATGGAACGGATCATCACATTCGGCGAAATAATGCTGAGGCTCAACCCTGAGGGGTATCTGCGTTTTACCCAGGCCGGAAAGTTTGAAGCCAGCTATGCCGGGGGCGAGGCGAATGTAGCAGCCAGCCTGGCCCAGTTCGGCATGGAGGCATCCTTTGCAAGTAAAGTGCCGGCGCATGAAATCGGGCAGTGCGCGGTCAACGAGCTTAGGCGCTATGGGGTAGACACCAGGAATATCATACGCGGCGGGGACAGGCTGGGGGCATATTTTGTCGAGAAGGGCGCTTCCCAGCGGGCATCCAAGGTGATCTACGACAGGGCCAATTCGGCCATAGCATTGGCAAAGCCGGAAGAATTCAAGTGGCAGGAAATTCTTAAAGGCGCCGCATGGTTCCATTTTACCGGCATAACGCCGGCGCTTTCGGCCAATGCTGCGCAGGCCAGCCTTGATGCGGTGAAGGCTGCCCGGGAGCTTGGCGTTATAGTAAGCTGCGATCTCAATTACCGGAAAAAACTCTGGACCAGCGAAACTGCGGGCAAGGTTATGGGCGGCCTTATGCCCTATGTGGACCTCTGCATTGCCAACGAGGAAGATGCCGCCGATGTGTTCGGCATCAGGTCCGAAAAGTCGGATATCAGCAAGGGGGCGCTGGACCGGGAAGGCTATATTTCCGTGGCCCGGCAGCTCACGGAAAAATTCGGCTTTAAGAAAACCGCCATTACCCTGAGGGGCAGCATTTCTGCCAGCGACAATAACTGGTCAGGCATGCTCTACGATGGGGGCCAGGCTTTCTTCTCCCCCGCCTACCCGGTCCATATTGTCGATCGGGTAGGTGGTGGCGATAGTTTTGGGGCAGCCCTTATCTACAGCCTGCTTAAAAATTTCGATAGCCAGAAGGCGATAAATTTCGCAGTTGCTGCCTCCTGCCTCAAGCATTCCATCGAGCACGATTTCAACCTGGCATCTGTCCAGGAGGTCGAAGCCCTGGCAGGGGGGAACGCTTCCGGGAGAGTGCAGCGGTGA
- a CDS encoding J domain-containing protein, which yields MGGVAGFIIGAVLGYFVHELLGQLHSDKAALGYYENPGRPGFYEGEPGLAAYCALAMLILEESLDKSGNGEAEIEQAVRLAKASFPLADFPLVEHFCRLAWSKRESLNPDLLAESLAARRKNREDLPELGTFLFRLASCEKAQTLAGEICSILDPHFKRRPGAKQPSSPDPWKILDLPPDTPLGEVKSHYRKLATQFHPDALQALDEEHRETAARAFMAIKEAYKEIAERY from the coding sequence ATGGGCGGCGTGGCAGGCTTCATCATAGGCGCGGTTTTGGGCTACTTCGTCCATGAGCTCCTGGGCCAACTCCACAGCGACAAGGCGGCCCTGGGCTATTATGAAAACCCCGGCAGGCCGGGCTTTTACGAAGGCGAGCCGGGGCTTGCTGCCTACTGCGCCTTGGCAATGCTTATACTGGAAGAAAGTCTTGATAAATCAGGCAACGGCGAGGCCGAGATTGAACAGGCTGTGAGGCTTGCGAAAGCATCTTTCCCTTTAGCCGATTTCCCCCTTGTCGAGCATTTCTGCCGCCTTGCATGGTCAAAGCGGGAAAGCCTCAACCCCGATCTCCTGGCCGAGAGCCTCGCCGCCCGCCGCAAAAACCGTGAAGATCTCCCCGAATTGGGCACTTTCCTTTTTCGTCTGGCCTCATGCGAAAAAGCCCAAACCCTTGCAGGGGAAATATGCTCAATATTGGATCCTCATTTTAAGCGCAGGCCCGGTGCGAAACAGCCAAGTTCTCCTGATCCCTGGAAGATCCTGGACCTTCCCCCCGACACTCCCCTGGGAGAGGTTAAATCCCATTACCGCAAGCTTGCGACACAATTCCACCCCGATGCCCTTCAGGCCCTGGATGAAGAGCACAGGGAAACCGCGGCACGGGCTTTCATGGCGATAAAAGAAGCGTACAAGGAAATAGCGGAGAGGTATTAA
- a CDS encoding AAA family ATPase gives MYITGSNAYLLSGELAILLTGRYIETNVLPLQFAEIFDFKSKPPNL, from the coding sequence TTGTATATTACCGGGTCAAACGCCTATTTACTTTCGGGTGAGTTGGCTATACTACTTACCGGACGATATATTGAAACCAACGTCTTACCTTTGCAATTCGCTGAAATATTCGACTTTAAATCTAAACCGCCAAACTTGTGA
- the floA gene encoding flotillin-like protein FloA (flotillin-like protein involved in membrane lipid rafts) — MPLYVLFAVIGLVALGFLILFFRFFGLWFRALLSGAYVGMGQLIGMWLRHVNPGVIVDSRIMLSKAGIDVAPNLLETHFLARGDVLKVSRALVAANKADIPLPFQRAAAIDLAGRDVLEAVRTSVNPKVIDCPDPAKGKHTIDAVAKDGIQLQVKARVTVRANIARLVGGATEETIIARVGEGIVTTIGSSESYKTVLENPDTISRTVSEKGLDAGTAFEILSIDIADIDVGANIGAKLQADQAEADMRRFQAEAEKRRAAAQALEQEMLAKVQENRAKVVLAEAEIPLAIAEAFRNGHLGVMDYYRLKNVQADTDMRSSIGGAGSQSNASSGSGSGPK, encoded by the coding sequence ATGCCGCTTTATGTTCTTTTCGCAGTGATTGGCCTTGTGGCCCTGGGTTTCCTGATCCTGTTCTTCCGTTTTTTTGGGCTTTGGTTCAGGGCCCTGCTTTCCGGCGCTTATGTCGGCATGGGCCAGCTTATCGGCATGTGGCTCAGGCATGTGAATCCCGGAGTCATCGTGGATTCCCGCATCATGCTTTCCAAGGCCGGTATAGACGTGGCCCCGAATCTGCTGGAAACCCACTTCCTTGCCAGGGGCGATGTGCTCAAGGTGAGCCGGGCTCTGGTGGCTGCCAACAAGGCTGATATACCCCTGCCTTTCCAAAGGGCAGCGGCCATCGACCTTGCAGGCCGCGATGTGCTCGAGGCAGTGCGGACTTCGGTCAACCCCAAAGTCATCGACTGCCCTGACCCGGCCAAGGGCAAGCACACCATCGATGCGGTTGCCAAGGACGGCATTCAGCTCCAGGTTAAGGCCCGGGTTACGGTTCGCGCGAACATTGCACGCCTTGTCGGTGGCGCCACCGAAGAAACCATTATCGCCAGGGTGGGCGAAGGTATTGTTACGACTATCGGCTCTTCCGAATCCTACAAGACCGTGCTTGAAAATCCCGATACCATTTCCAGAACAGTATCGGAAAAAGGCCTTGATGCCGGAACCGCCTTCGAGATTCTTTCCATTGATATTGCCGACATCGACGTAGGCGCCAACATAGGCGCAAAACTCCAGGCCGATCAAGCCGAGGCCGACATGAGGCGTTTCCAGGCAGAAGCTGAAAAACGCCGCGCCGCAGCCCAGGCCCTGGAACAGGAAATGCTTGCCAAGGTGCAGGAGAACCGTGCCAAGGTCGTTCTTGCCGAAGCTGAAATCCCCCTGGCCATTGCCGAAGCTTTCAGGAACGGCCACCTCGGCGTGATGGATTACTACCGCCTCAAAAACGTCCAGGCCGATACCGACATGAGGTCCTCCATAGGCGGCGCAGGTTCCCAAAGCAATGCTTCTTCCGGAAGCGGATCGGGCCCCAAGTAA
- a CDS encoding NfeD family protein — MDLKLNRLPAIRLVLLLLLCGIALGSGKAEAQQAKPGADRAKVWIIPVQGDIGPSLTAFVRREARKALSQGAEYLVFEIDTFGGRVDSALQITSFIMSVKNAKTVAWVHNSEASMGVSWSAGALIALSCAEIYMAPGTSMGAAAPVTVGAGGTTEATGEKTVAAVRSQMAALAERNGHPTGIALAMVDLDVELWEVLVDGEPKALTLNDVERLEKDGASKVERLQIISAPGKLLSLTAGEALRYGLASGLAENREILLASLGVQGSVTEGKPGAADGLVSLLTSGPVQVILILLGLVMIFLEINTPGFGVPGVTAIIAFLLVFGSGALLGRVGSLEIILFIIGIALLAIEIFVTPGFGFMGISGIILIGLSLVFSMQDFVIPRFEWEWTLLGRNALVVFVGLIAAVCGIAAIALFGPKTKLFDRLMLKTAITATAGQDESPTSLNYETLIGKIGIASTTLRPSGFVEIDGEVFDADANGAFIDQGRGVKVTQVRGNRVIVRLV; from the coding sequence ATGGATCTCAAGTTGAATCGTCTCCCGGCAATCCGCCTCGTTCTCCTCCTTTTGCTTTGCGGAATCGCTTTGGGATCAGGAAAAGCCGAGGCCCAGCAGGCAAAACCCGGTGCGGACAGGGCGAAAGTGTGGATTATCCCCGTTCAGGGGGATATCGGGCCTTCCCTGACTGCTTTTGTGCGCCGGGAAGCCCGGAAAGCCCTTTCCCAGGGCGCAGAATACCTTGTTTTTGAGATTGATACTTTTGGCGGCCGGGTCGATTCGGCATTGCAGATAACTTCTTTCATCATGTCCGTCAAGAATGCCAAAACCGTGGCATGGGTTCACAACAGCGAGGCTTCCATGGGTGTAAGCTGGTCGGCTGGCGCCCTTATTGCCCTCTCGTGCGCTGAAATCTATATGGCCCCCGGAACCTCCATGGGCGCTGCAGCCCCGGTTACTGTAGGCGCAGGCGGAACCACCGAAGCCACAGGCGAAAAAACCGTGGCGGCAGTGCGTTCCCAGATGGCTGCCCTTGCGGAGCGAAACGGCCACCCCACAGGCATTGCCCTGGCCATGGTTGACCTGGATGTGGAGCTTTGGGAAGTTCTGGTTGACGGCGAGCCCAAAGCCCTTACTCTTAATGACGTTGAACGTTTGGAAAAAGACGGGGCTTCTAAAGTTGAAAGGCTCCAGATCATTTCCGCGCCCGGCAAGCTTCTCTCCCTCACCGCAGGGGAAGCCCTGCGCTACGGTCTGGCTTCGGGCCTCGCGGAGAACCGCGAAATCCTCCTCGCAAGCCTTGGTGTCCAGGGCAGTGTTACCGAGGGCAAGCCCGGCGCAGCGGACGGCCTTGTCTCCCTCCTGACTTCAGGCCCTGTACAGGTAATACTGATACTGTTAGGGCTGGTGATGATCTTCCTCGAAATCAACACCCCCGGCTTTGGCGTCCCCGGAGTGACAGCCATCATCGCCTTTTTGCTGGTTTTTGGTTCGGGCGCGCTCCTGGGCAGGGTCGGTTCACTGGAAATCATCCTTTTCATCATAGGGATTGCCCTTCTGGCAATAGAAATTTTTGTGACTCCCGGCTTTGGCTTTATGGGCATTTCGGGCATTATCCTCATAGGTCTTTCCCTTGTATTCTCCATGCAGGATTTTGTGATTCCCCGCTTTGAATGGGAATGGACCCTCCTTGGCCGCAACGCCCTGGTGGTTTTTGTGGGCCTTATCGCCGCTGTTTGCGGCATCGCTGCAATAGCCCTCTTTGGGCCCAAAACAAAGCTCTTCGACCGCCTCATGCTGAAAACAGCCATCACTGCCACCGCAGGCCAGGATGAATCGCCTACAAGCCTCAATTACGAAACCCTCATAGGCAAGATAGGCATAGCTTCCACTACATTGCGCCCTTCAGGCTTTGTGGAGATAGACGGCGAAGTTTTCGATGCCGATGCCAACGGCGCATTCATTGACCAAGGCCGGGGCGTCAAGGTTACCCAAGTCCGGGGCAACCGTGTTATAGTGCGGTTAGTGTAA
- a CDS encoding DEAD/DEAH box helicase: protein MIHYMEFTELQLHPELQKGINEAGYITCMPVQEQVLANAFNGQDLYVQSQTGTGKTAAFLIVIFQRLLSESVINGKKAIIMVPTRELAVQVEEEAKVIGKYLPFKIGSFYGGVGYAQQQQALRDGAQILVGTPGRVLDLNQSGQMNLMDIAFLVIDEADRMFDMGFYPDLRKLIKVVPPADRRQTMLFSATLNAWVKNLAWEYTKTPFEIEIAPETVTVEEVEQVLYHVPSENKMRLLMGIMQRERPESAIIFCNTKRYTEIVAKRMKLNGYDCEFIMGDLPQAKRLKIIDDIKAGKLRFLVATDVAARGLDIEDLSLVVNYDLPNESENYVHRIGRTARAGKTGKAITFASEQDIYELPSIEKYIGKKIPSETAVEELYAEDKSEGVRIHADFYEDRGGGRDKGRRDGRRDGRKPEGRQSGREHERPRNGERRPGEHKSGEHRPAEHLPGGSTEGRREYPPHAPRERRDNQKAPAAQGGSPAQAAQGGEDISKLSFDERMAFYKNKYDQGKGRKQGQPKSGNQQRGKARPGGGQQQAAQPRAGNQRSNTGKAPRENHKEAPRGTQANPPQQASPEPSQKKGILSKIFGIFKKKN from the coding sequence ATGATACACTATATGGAATTTACCGAACTACAATTGCACCCTGAACTGCAAAAGGGCATCAATGAGGCAGGATACATCACCTGCATGCCCGTTCAGGAACAGGTTCTCGCCAATGCCTTCAACGGCCAGGACCTTTATGTACAGTCCCAGACAGGGACAGGAAAAACCGCCGCATTTTTAATCGTCATCTTTCAGCGGCTCCTTTCTGAATCCGTCATCAACGGGAAAAAAGCGATCATCATGGTTCCCACCAGGGAGCTTGCTGTGCAGGTTGAAGAAGAGGCCAAGGTTATTGGAAAATACCTCCCCTTCAAAATCGGGAGCTTCTACGGCGGCGTGGGCTATGCCCAGCAGCAGCAGGCCCTGCGGGACGGCGCCCAGATCCTCGTGGGCACCCCGGGGCGCGTGCTGGATCTGAACCAGTCGGGCCAGATGAACCTCATGGACATTGCCTTCCTCGTGATCGACGAAGCCGACCGCATGTTCGACATGGGCTTTTACCCTGATCTGCGAAAGCTCATCAAGGTGGTGCCCCCTGCCGACCGGCGCCAGACCATGCTCTTCAGCGCCACCCTCAATGCCTGGGTAAAGAACCTGGCCTGGGAATACACAAAAACTCCCTTCGAAATTGAAATCGCCCCGGAGACTGTCACTGTAGAAGAAGTCGAACAGGTCCTCTACCATGTCCCTTCGGAAAACAAAATGCGCCTCCTTATGGGGATCATGCAGCGCGAACGGCCCGAAAGCGCCATCATTTTTTGCAACACAAAGCGCTACACCGAGATTGTCGCGAAGCGCATGAAGCTAAACGGATATGATTGCGAATTCATCATGGGCGATCTCCCCCAGGCAAAGCGCCTGAAGATTATTGACGACATAAAAGCAGGAAAATTGCGTTTTCTCGTGGCTACTGATGTAGCAGCCAGGGGCCTCGACATCGAGGACCTCTCATTGGTGGTGAATTACGATCTGCCCAATGAATCCGAAAATTACGTCCACCGGATTGGCCGCACAGCCAGGGCAGGCAAGACCGGCAAGGCCATCACCTTCGCCAGCGAGCAGGACATTTACGAACTTCCTTCCATAGAAAAATACATAGGCAAGAAGATCCCTTCCGAAACCGCAGTGGAAGAATTGTACGCCGAAGACAAAAGCGAAGGTGTGCGCATTCATGCTGATTTCTATGAAGACCGGGGCGGTGGCAGAGACAAGGGACGCAGGGACGGACGCCGCGACGGCAGAAAGCCCGAGGGCCGCCAGTCAGGCAGGGAACACGAAAGGCCCCGCAATGGAGAACGCCGCCCAGGTGAGCATAAAAGCGGCGAACACCGTCCGGCTGAACATCTTCCGGGCGGCTCAACCGAAGGCCGGCGGGAATATCCCCCCCACGCACCGCGCGAGAGGCGCGACAACCAGAAGGCGCCTGCTGCTCAAGGCGGAAGCCCGGCACAAGCAGCGCAAGGCGGCGAAGATATTTCCAAGCTCTCCTTTGACGAGCGCATGGCTTTCTACAAGAATAAATATGATCAGGGCAAAGGCAGGAAGCAAGGCCAGCCCAAATCCGGAAACCAGCAAAGAGGCAAGGCACGGCCAGGCGGCGGGCAGCAGCAAGCGGCCCAGCCCAGGGCCGGGAATCAGCGCAGCAATACCGGCAAAGCTCCACGGGAAAATCATAAAGAAGCTCCACGGGGGACTCAGGCCAATCCGCCTCAGCAGGCAAGCCCGGAACCAAGCCAAAAGAAAGGGATACTGTCAAAAATTTTTGGCATCTTCAAAAAGAAAAACTAA
- a CDS encoding ABC-F family ATP-binding cassette domain-containing protein: MITVTDVSLAFGERTLFKDVNLKFTPGNCYGIIGANGAGKSTFLNILSGEIEHDKGEISVSTGQRVAVLKQDHFAFEEFPVLETVIMGYPKLYSVQKEREAIYAKEDFTEADGMRASELEGDFADLGGWEAEAQAGQLLSGLGIDEADHTRLMSELDESRKVRVLLAQALFGNPDILLLDEPTNGLDLESISWLEDFLIDFPNTVIVVSHDRHFLNSVCTHTCDIDFGRISLYSGNYDFWYQMSQMLQRQARDLQKKNEDKAKDLREFIQRFASNASKSRQATSRKKVLEKLDLDNIKITSRKFPYVGFKPDREIGNNVLRIEKLNYSFEGSRVLQDFSLIVNKTDKIAFVGIEHAAKSAVFDIITDTAKAESGDYYWGQTTSFSYVPKENSRFFNSTMSITEWLAQYSPDQDETYVRSFLGRMLFSGDEALKPVNVLSGGEKVRCMLSKMMLSGANVLIMDEPTNHLDLEAITALNEGLTAFPGVLLFNSHDHEFINSIANRIIEIIPGGLIDRMMPFDDYLKDESVKELRIKAYHHAERLMI; encoded by the coding sequence GTGATCACTGTTACTGACGTAAGTCTCGCCTTTGGCGAGCGCACCCTTTTCAAAGACGTAAACCTGAAATTCACCCCCGGCAACTGCTACGGCATCATAGGCGCCAACGGCGCCGGGAAATCGACGTTCCTGAATATTCTTTCCGGCGAGATTGAACACGACAAGGGCGAAATATCCGTTTCAACAGGCCAGCGCGTTGCGGTGCTCAAGCAGGATCACTTTGCCTTTGAAGAATTCCCTGTGCTTGAAACCGTAATCATGGGTTATCCCAAACTCTATTCGGTGCAGAAAGAGCGCGAAGCCATTTACGCAAAGGAAGACTTTACCGAAGCCGACGGCATGAGGGCCAGCGAGCTTGAAGGCGACTTTGCGGATCTGGGCGGATGGGAAGCCGAGGCCCAGGCAGGCCAGCTTCTCTCAGGCCTGGGCATTGACGAGGCAGATCATACGCGGCTCATGTCTGAACTGGACGAAAGCCGCAAGGTGCGGGTGCTTCTGGCCCAGGCTCTTTTCGGAAACCCCGACATACTCCTTTTGGATGAACCCACCAACGGCCTTGACCTTGAATCCATCTCATGGCTTGAGGATTTTCTCATCGACTTCCCCAACACCGTAATTGTGGTATCCCACGACCGCCACTTTCTCAACTCCGTATGCACCCACACCTGCGATATTGACTTCGGCAGGATTTCGCTTTATTCGGGAAACTACGATTTCTGGTACCAGATGAGCCAGATGCTCCAGAGGCAGGCCAGGGATCTGCAAAAAAAGAATGAAGACAAGGCAAAGGATCTGCGGGAGTTTATTCAGCGTTTTGCCAGCAACGCCAGCAAGAGCCGTCAGGCTACAAGCCGTAAAAAAGTTTTGGAAAAACTTGATCTGGACAATATAAAAATAACAAGCCGCAAATTCCCTTATGTTGGTTTTAAGCCCGATAGGGAAATCGGCAATAACGTGCTCAGAATCGAAAAACTCAATTACAGTTTTGAAGGCAGCAGGGTGCTTCAGGATTTTTCCCTTATAGTGAATAAAACCGACAAAATCGCCTTTGTGGGTATTGAACACGCCGCAAAATCTGCAGTGTTTGACATTATTACTGATACTGCCAAAGCTGAATCGGGCGATTACTATTGGGGCCAGACCACGAGCTTCTCATACGTACCCAAAGAAAACAGCCGCTTTTTTAATTCCACTATGTCCATCACCGAATGGCTGGCCCAGTATTCGCCCGACCAGGACGAGACCTATGTGCGCAGCTTCCTCGGCCGCATGCTCTTTTCCGGGGACGAAGCCTTAAAGCCCGTAAATGTGCTTTCAGGGGGAGAAAAAGTGCGCTGCATGCTTTCAAAGATGATGCTCTCGGGTGCAAACGTGCTCATTATGGACGAGCCAACGAATCATCTTGACCTCGAAGCCATTACTGCCCTGAACGAAGGCCTTACCGCTTTTCCCGGAGTGCTGCTGTTTAATTCGCATGATCACGAATTTATCAATTCCATTGCCAACAGGATAATCGAAATAATACCCGGCGGCTTAATAGATCGCATGATGCCCTTTGACGATTATCTTAAAGATGAATCGGTAAAAGAACTGCGGATTAAAGCGTATCATCATGCTGAAAGGCTTATGATTTAA